One genomic region from Rattus norvegicus strain BN/NHsdMcwi chromosome 10, GRCr8, whole genome shotgun sequence encodes:
- the LOC120095326 gene encoding thymosin beta-4-like, which yields MSDKPDMVEIEKFNKSKLKKTETQEKNPLPSKETIGQEKQAGES from the coding sequence ATGTCTGACAAACCCGATATGGTTGAGATCGAGAAATTCAATAAGTCGAAGTTGAAGAAGACAGAAACGCAAGAGAAAAatcctttgccttcaaaagaAACCATTGGACAAGAGAAGCAAGCTGGCGAATCGTAA